The following coding sequences are from one Stigmatopora nigra isolate UIUO_SnigA chromosome 10, RoL_Snig_1.1, whole genome shotgun sequence window:
- the rbm6 gene encoding RNA-binding protein 10 isoform X2, producing the protein MWDGPGQGPRGRPPFRGNHDGDMFGGRDHPMSDFRGRDGMNMRPTGPMGPLDPPRMDMRRMDGPPMWDRDMNPHDMRGRTTDRDFFRSGPGPDLNFQGGQFDRNPKDNLMHSPGFSGHDMGGRNMPNWPKNNRPTDMRDRDMFRNDTPHFNNPNNPNVDGGRGFPVDRMKDDDFRRTSAGIIDNTRYNLDAPSIARRRMENDRRGGPPLNSRGGFQSDMDFRNHPGPPPQPPSEFPGRERSPLRFGNDASSTDRARTGMPVDVSGPQRPEFKGPEVQPRMRKGPNSCGSPLMDYRSGEEMTLAEEWKSRQKDQPQFPDKGAKGDSQTSLAGFRRDAVYQDANRPPMDFLGKDLHFQRGDQFAEIDRLQIGRNSPQNRTTLPGNPVRGNESKHWLAERGSDQSHNKSKLGEGYHNKMPSHGLLDPKDSFKGLADMPFVERQTTSKMAELGNFQSGDQDYRDIDYRTASGRMFEFKQADLQVTPLIQDSKPTVAPDFSASGSKDQDYRKATVADKVSSTLSIIGIPKSATMEQILGAFTVQDGLPQPGMKIKNVVPGYSYDTAYVEFLNLEDAVRFMESNKGSLKVGTRTISISYSHPDNSDTTAHDSHHTLPPPKESQLSRPDHPSEEFLSNRNGATPKDSTELLPPNQWQRNSDLTPEAWQQQMDQQYQHQESEMQAESWGYQHSPPHNSHQSKSVFKDSKTMILKNILPTTTVGSILKALDPYAYLDERNIRLIKAKTPGAKCFCFIDMDSHEQVTRLVDLLLTRPAPLCIDGFRVYAQVAKPLKNQRREFDRSNNSSPGYRTASSMESQQFYPQTPPSIEPPPGMQGLPTNESNPAPLADANISHGSDYDASQAEGASYQATGAPVATDATTAADDAEAPDTSSYLYDATSGFYYDPDTTLYYDPGSRYFYNAQNQEYLYWDVATKAYLPVPGGNQGNQPIMTAEDQAILSNPAADAPLDMKRPSAPPMPITQLSDSADNLETLSPEKKDDDDSAKRDDRPRSIAAVKIMKDMERWAKIQNRQKDCVRSPSPVLKGSLDDDKKQSKSADAGFAVFERKKSGEEFFKKPLAPLKKEEKSKRPMGSLGMLASEYAAGSDEEVEEDKEDTARGSQVTKAPPLERGDKLTDWKKMACLLCRRQFPNKDALIRHQQLSDLHKQNMEIHLKIKKSKKELEALESQEKKLTPKEVGKSPEQKRRKQQQQHHSREINKAAERPGLGSEPPSRRPKKDHVAWDHATYKQAVRKAMFARFKELD; encoded by the exons ATGTGGGATGGACCAGGACAAGGACCAAGGGGAAGACCTCCATTTAG AGGTAATCACGATGGAGACATGTTTGGTGGGCGAGATCACCCCATGTCTGATTTCAGGGGTAGAGATGGGATGAATATGAGACCTACAGGTCCAATGGGTCCTCTAGATCCACCACGAATGGATATGAGGAGAATGGACGGTCCACCAATGTGGGACCGGGACATGAATCCACACGATATGCGTGGTAGAACAACGGACAGAGATTTTTTCAGATCTGGCCCAGGTCCGGATTTAAATTTCCAAGGAGGACAGTTTGACAGAAACCCTAAAGACAATTTAATGCATTCGCCTGGTTTCTCTGGACATGATATGGGAGGCCGAAATATGCCAAATTGGCCAAAAAACAACAGACCTACAGACATGAGAGATAGAGACATGTTCCGTAATGATACACCTCACTTTAATAATCCCAATAATCCCAACGTGGATGGAGGTAGAGGGTTTCCGGTGGACAGAATGAAGGACGATGACTTCAGACGGACTTCAGCGGGTATTATCGATAACACTCGATATAATCTCGATGCACCATCTATTGCGAGAAGAAGGATGGAAAACGATAGAAGAGGAGGACCACCTCTTAATTCCAGAGGTGGATTTCAATCAGATATGGATTTCAGAAACCATCCcggaccaccaccacaaccaccgTCTGAATTCCCAGGCAGGGAACGGTCTCCCTTAAGATTTGGGAATGACGCCTCTTCCACGGATAGGGCGAGAACTGGCATGCCTGTAGATGTCAGTGGTCCACAAAGACCTGAATTCAAGGGTCCTGAAGTACAACCAAGAATGAGAAAGGGTCCAAATTCATGTGGTAGTCCACTTATGGACTACAGGAGTGGTGAGGAGATGACTCTTGCGGAGGAATGGAAGAGTCGCCAAAAGGATCAACCACAATTTCCAGATAAGGGCGCCAAGGGGGATTCCCAAACGTCCCTGGCAGGTTTTAGAAGGGATGCAGTCTACCAAGATGCTAATAGACCGCCAATGGACTTCTTGGGGAAGGATCTTCATTTCCAACGTGGAGATCAGTTTGCGGAAATAGATCGCCTACAGATTGGTAGGAACTCGCCTCAAAACAGGACTACGCTACCCGGTAATCCAGTAAGAGGAAATGAGAGTAAACACTGGTTGGCTGAAAGAGGCTCAGATCAGAGTCATAATAAATCAAAACTTGGTGAAGGTTATCATAACAAAATGCCAAGTCATGGTCTTTTGGATCCAAAGGATAGTTTTAAAGGACTTGCAGATATGCCATTCGTTGAAAGACAGACTACGAGTAAAATGGCGGAACTGGGAAATTTCCAAAGTGGAGACCAAGACTATAGAGATATTGATTATAGAACGGCTTCTGGGAGGATGTTTGAGTTCAAGCAGGCGGATCTTCAGGTGACGCCATTGATTCAGGACTCCAAACCAACTGTGGCTCCAGACTTCAGTGCCTCTGGTTCTAAG GATCAAGATTATAGGAAGGCTACAGTGGCGGATAAAGTGTCCTCAACATTATCCATAATTGGTATTCCAAAGTCTGCTACCATGGAGCAG attcttGGTGCCTTTACAGTTCAAGATGGGTTGCCGCAACCAGGGATGAAGATTAAAAACGTTGTCCCAG GTTACAGCTACGATACGGCCTATGTGGAGTTTTTAAACCTCGAGGATGCAGTCCGCTTCATGGAGTCCAACAAG GGTTCCCTCAAGGTTGGCACTAGAACAATTTCTATTAGCTACTCTCATCCAGATAATAGTGACACAACTGCTCAT GACTCTCATCACACCTTGCCTCCACCCAAGGAGTCACAGTTGTCCAGACCCGATCATCCTTCCGAAGAATTTTTATCCAACCGGAACGGGGCAACACCGAAAGACTCAACGGAGTTGCTGCCTCCCAACCAATGGCAACGCAACTCTGACCTGACTCCCGAGGCATGGCAACAACAGATGGACCAGCAATATCAACACCAGGAAAGTGAGATGCAAGCAGAGTCTTGGGGCTATCAACATTCCCCTCCCCACAATTCCCATCAGTCCAAATCCGTCTTTAAAGACAGTAAAA CCATgatcctaaaaaatatattgcccACCACTACAGTAGGGTCTATCCTCAAAGCTTTGGATCCTTACGCATATCTGGATGAGAGAAATATTCGTCTAATCAAGGCCAAGACACCAGGAGCAAAGTGCTTCTGCTTTATCGACATGGACTCCCATGAG CAAGTTACCCGCTTGGTCGACCTACTCCTCACAAGGCCCGCTCCCCTTTGTATTGATGGTTTTCGAGTGTATGCCCAAGTTGCAAAACCCCTCAAGAACCAGAG AAGAGAGTTTGACAGATCAAACAACTCTTCACCGGGATATCGGACTGCGTCTAGCATGGAG TCGCAGCAGTTTTATCCCCAGACGCCACCCTCTATAGAACCACCTCCTGGAATGCAAG GTTTGCCGACTAATGAAAGTAATCCAGCTCCCTTGGCAGATGCCAACATCAGCCAT GGTAGTGACTATGATGCTAGCCAAGCTGAAGGTGCATCTTACCAGGCAACTGGAGCCCCTGTTGCCACTGATGCCACAACCGCCGCTGATG ATGCCGAGGCCCCCGATACGTCCAGCTATTTATACGATGCTACCTCAGGTTTCTACTACGACCCTGACACCACCCTGTACTATGACCCTGGCTCCAGG TACTTCTACAATGCTCAAAACCAAGAGTACCTGTACTGGGACGTGGCAACCAAAGCCTACCTCCCAGTCCCCGGAGGCAACCAGGGAAACCAGCCAATCATGACGGCTGAGGATCAAGCCATTCTCTCCAACCCGGCCGCCGACGCCCCCTTGGACATGAAAAGACCGTCGGCGCCTCCGATGCCAATCACGCAATTGTCGGACTCCGCCGACAACCTGGAAACTTTGTCCCCGGAGAAGAAAGATGACGACGACTCGGCGAAACGAGATGATAGGCCGAGGAGTATTGCGGCCGTTAAG attatgaAAGATATGGAGCGCTGGGCTAAGATCCAGAACCGGCAAAAGGATTGTGTGCGGTCCCCATCGCCCGTGCTGAAAGGAAGCTTGGACGATGACAAGAAGCAATCCAAGTCGGCGGATGCGGGATTTGCTGTTTTTGAGAGAAAG AAATCCGGTGAGGAATTTTTCAAGAAGCCACTTGCTCCcctcaaaaaagaagaaaagtcaaAG CGGCCAATGGGCTCCTTGGGCATGCTGGCGTCCGAATACGCCGCCGGAAGTGATGAAGAAGTGGAAGAGGACAAGGAGGATACGGCACGTGGTAGCCAGGTTACCAAAGCTCCACCCTTAGAACGTGGGGACAAGTTGACGGACTGGAAAAAGATGGCCTGCTTGCTCTGCAGGAGGCAGTTCCCCAATAAGGATGCACTCATTCGCCACCAGCAGCTCTCGGATCTGCACAAA CAAAACATGGAAATTCACTTGAAGATCAAAAAGTCCAAGAAAGAATTGGAAGCACTGGagagccaagaaaaaaaa TTGACTCCAAAGGAAGTTGGCAAGTCACCAGAACAAAAGAGGAgaaaacaacagcaacagcatCATAGCAG GGAAATCAACAAGGCTGCTGAAAGGCCTGGTTTAGGCTCAGAACCTCCATCT AGACGGCCAAAAAAGGACCATGTCGCTTGGGACCACgccacctacaaacaagcagtGCGCAAAGCCATGTTTGCACGTTTTAAGGAACTGGACTGA
- the rbm6 gene encoding RNA-binding protein 10 isoform X1 — protein sequence MWDGPGQGPRGRPPFRGNHDGDMFGGRDHPMSDFRGRDGMNMRPTGPMGPLDPPRMDMRRMDGPPMWDRDMNPHDMRGRTTDRDFFRSGPGPDLNFQGGQFDRNPKDNLMHSPGFSGHDMGGRNMPNWPKNNRPTDMRDRDMFRNDTPHFNNPNNPNVDGGRGFPVDRMKDDDFRRTSAGIIDNTRYNLDAPSIARRRMENDRRGGPPLNSRGGFQSDMDFRNHPGPPPQPPSEFPGRERSPLRFGNDASSTDRARTGMPVDVSGPQRPEFKGPEVQPRMRKGPNSCGSPLMDYRSGEEMTLAEEWKSRQKDQPQFPDKGAKGDSQTSLAGFRRDAVYQDANRPPMDFLGKDLHFQRGDQFAEIDRLQIGRNSPQNRTTLPGNPVRGNESKHWLAERGSDQSHNKSKLGEGYHNKMPSHGLLDPKDSFKGLADMPFVERQTTSKMAELGNFQSGDQDYRDIDYRTASGRMFEFKQADLQVTPLIQDSKPTVAPDFSASGSKDQDYRKATVADKVSSTLSIIGIPKSATMEQILGAFTVQDGLPQPGMKIKNVVPGYSYDTAYVEFLNLEDAVRFMESNKGSLKVGTRTISISYSHPDNSDTTAHDSHHTLPPPKESQLSRPDHPSEEFLSNRNGATPKDSTELLPPNQWQRNSDLTPEAWQQQMDQQYQHQESEMQAESWGYQHSPPHNSHQSKSVFKDSKTMILKNILPTTTVGSILKALDPYAYLDERNIRLIKAKTPGAKCFCFIDMDSHEQVTRLVDLLLTRPAPLCIDGFRVYAQVAKPLKNQRREFDRSNNSSPGYRTASSMESQQFYPQTPPSIEPPPGMQAGLPTNESNPAPLADANISHGSDYDASQAEGASYQATGAPVATDATTAADDAEAPDTSSYLYDATSGFYYDPDTTLYYDPGSRYFYNAQNQEYLYWDVATKAYLPVPGGNQGNQPIMTAEDQAILSNPAADAPLDMKRPSAPPMPITQLSDSADNLETLSPEKKDDDDSAKRDDRPRSIAAVKIMKDMERWAKIQNRQKDCVRSPSPVLKGSLDDDKKQSKSADAGFAVFERKKSGEEFFKKPLAPLKKEEKSKRPMGSLGMLASEYAAGSDEEVEEDKEDTARGSQVTKAPPLERGDKLTDWKKMACLLCRRQFPNKDALIRHQQLSDLHKQNMEIHLKIKKSKKELEALESQEKKLTPKEVGKSPEQKRRKQQQQHHSREINKAAERPGLGSEPPSRRPKKDHVAWDHATYKQAVRKAMFARFKELD from the exons ATGTGGGATGGACCAGGACAAGGACCAAGGGGAAGACCTCCATTTAG AGGTAATCACGATGGAGACATGTTTGGTGGGCGAGATCACCCCATGTCTGATTTCAGGGGTAGAGATGGGATGAATATGAGACCTACAGGTCCAATGGGTCCTCTAGATCCACCACGAATGGATATGAGGAGAATGGACGGTCCACCAATGTGGGACCGGGACATGAATCCACACGATATGCGTGGTAGAACAACGGACAGAGATTTTTTCAGATCTGGCCCAGGTCCGGATTTAAATTTCCAAGGAGGACAGTTTGACAGAAACCCTAAAGACAATTTAATGCATTCGCCTGGTTTCTCTGGACATGATATGGGAGGCCGAAATATGCCAAATTGGCCAAAAAACAACAGACCTACAGACATGAGAGATAGAGACATGTTCCGTAATGATACACCTCACTTTAATAATCCCAATAATCCCAACGTGGATGGAGGTAGAGGGTTTCCGGTGGACAGAATGAAGGACGATGACTTCAGACGGACTTCAGCGGGTATTATCGATAACACTCGATATAATCTCGATGCACCATCTATTGCGAGAAGAAGGATGGAAAACGATAGAAGAGGAGGACCACCTCTTAATTCCAGAGGTGGATTTCAATCAGATATGGATTTCAGAAACCATCCcggaccaccaccacaaccaccgTCTGAATTCCCAGGCAGGGAACGGTCTCCCTTAAGATTTGGGAATGACGCCTCTTCCACGGATAGGGCGAGAACTGGCATGCCTGTAGATGTCAGTGGTCCACAAAGACCTGAATTCAAGGGTCCTGAAGTACAACCAAGAATGAGAAAGGGTCCAAATTCATGTGGTAGTCCACTTATGGACTACAGGAGTGGTGAGGAGATGACTCTTGCGGAGGAATGGAAGAGTCGCCAAAAGGATCAACCACAATTTCCAGATAAGGGCGCCAAGGGGGATTCCCAAACGTCCCTGGCAGGTTTTAGAAGGGATGCAGTCTACCAAGATGCTAATAGACCGCCAATGGACTTCTTGGGGAAGGATCTTCATTTCCAACGTGGAGATCAGTTTGCGGAAATAGATCGCCTACAGATTGGTAGGAACTCGCCTCAAAACAGGACTACGCTACCCGGTAATCCAGTAAGAGGAAATGAGAGTAAACACTGGTTGGCTGAAAGAGGCTCAGATCAGAGTCATAATAAATCAAAACTTGGTGAAGGTTATCATAACAAAATGCCAAGTCATGGTCTTTTGGATCCAAAGGATAGTTTTAAAGGACTTGCAGATATGCCATTCGTTGAAAGACAGACTACGAGTAAAATGGCGGAACTGGGAAATTTCCAAAGTGGAGACCAAGACTATAGAGATATTGATTATAGAACGGCTTCTGGGAGGATGTTTGAGTTCAAGCAGGCGGATCTTCAGGTGACGCCATTGATTCAGGACTCCAAACCAACTGTGGCTCCAGACTTCAGTGCCTCTGGTTCTAAG GATCAAGATTATAGGAAGGCTACAGTGGCGGATAAAGTGTCCTCAACATTATCCATAATTGGTATTCCAAAGTCTGCTACCATGGAGCAG attcttGGTGCCTTTACAGTTCAAGATGGGTTGCCGCAACCAGGGATGAAGATTAAAAACGTTGTCCCAG GTTACAGCTACGATACGGCCTATGTGGAGTTTTTAAACCTCGAGGATGCAGTCCGCTTCATGGAGTCCAACAAG GGTTCCCTCAAGGTTGGCACTAGAACAATTTCTATTAGCTACTCTCATCCAGATAATAGTGACACAACTGCTCAT GACTCTCATCACACCTTGCCTCCACCCAAGGAGTCACAGTTGTCCAGACCCGATCATCCTTCCGAAGAATTTTTATCCAACCGGAACGGGGCAACACCGAAAGACTCAACGGAGTTGCTGCCTCCCAACCAATGGCAACGCAACTCTGACCTGACTCCCGAGGCATGGCAACAACAGATGGACCAGCAATATCAACACCAGGAAAGTGAGATGCAAGCAGAGTCTTGGGGCTATCAACATTCCCCTCCCCACAATTCCCATCAGTCCAAATCCGTCTTTAAAGACAGTAAAA CCATgatcctaaaaaatatattgcccACCACTACAGTAGGGTCTATCCTCAAAGCTTTGGATCCTTACGCATATCTGGATGAGAGAAATATTCGTCTAATCAAGGCCAAGACACCAGGAGCAAAGTGCTTCTGCTTTATCGACATGGACTCCCATGAG CAAGTTACCCGCTTGGTCGACCTACTCCTCACAAGGCCCGCTCCCCTTTGTATTGATGGTTTTCGAGTGTATGCCCAAGTTGCAAAACCCCTCAAGAACCAGAG AAGAGAGTTTGACAGATCAAACAACTCTTCACCGGGATATCGGACTGCGTCTAGCATGGAG TCGCAGCAGTTTTATCCCCAGACGCCACCCTCTATAGAACCACCTCCTGGAATGCAAG cAGGTTTGCCGACTAATGAAAGTAATCCAGCTCCCTTGGCAGATGCCAACATCAGCCAT GGTAGTGACTATGATGCTAGCCAAGCTGAAGGTGCATCTTACCAGGCAACTGGAGCCCCTGTTGCCACTGATGCCACAACCGCCGCTGATG ATGCCGAGGCCCCCGATACGTCCAGCTATTTATACGATGCTACCTCAGGTTTCTACTACGACCCTGACACCACCCTGTACTATGACCCTGGCTCCAGG TACTTCTACAATGCTCAAAACCAAGAGTACCTGTACTGGGACGTGGCAACCAAAGCCTACCTCCCAGTCCCCGGAGGCAACCAGGGAAACCAGCCAATCATGACGGCTGAGGATCAAGCCATTCTCTCCAACCCGGCCGCCGACGCCCCCTTGGACATGAAAAGACCGTCGGCGCCTCCGATGCCAATCACGCAATTGTCGGACTCCGCCGACAACCTGGAAACTTTGTCCCCGGAGAAGAAAGATGACGACGACTCGGCGAAACGAGATGATAGGCCGAGGAGTATTGCGGCCGTTAAG attatgaAAGATATGGAGCGCTGGGCTAAGATCCAGAACCGGCAAAAGGATTGTGTGCGGTCCCCATCGCCCGTGCTGAAAGGAAGCTTGGACGATGACAAGAAGCAATCCAAGTCGGCGGATGCGGGATTTGCTGTTTTTGAGAGAAAG AAATCCGGTGAGGAATTTTTCAAGAAGCCACTTGCTCCcctcaaaaaagaagaaaagtcaaAG CGGCCAATGGGCTCCTTGGGCATGCTGGCGTCCGAATACGCCGCCGGAAGTGATGAAGAAGTGGAAGAGGACAAGGAGGATACGGCACGTGGTAGCCAGGTTACCAAAGCTCCACCCTTAGAACGTGGGGACAAGTTGACGGACTGGAAAAAGATGGCCTGCTTGCTCTGCAGGAGGCAGTTCCCCAATAAGGATGCACTCATTCGCCACCAGCAGCTCTCGGATCTGCACAAA CAAAACATGGAAATTCACTTGAAGATCAAAAAGTCCAAGAAAGAATTGGAAGCACTGGagagccaagaaaaaaaa TTGACTCCAAAGGAAGTTGGCAAGTCACCAGAACAAAAGAGGAgaaaacaacagcaacagcatCATAGCAG GGAAATCAACAAGGCTGCTGAAAGGCCTGGTTTAGGCTCAGAACCTCCATCT AGACGGCCAAAAAAGGACCATGTCGCTTGGGACCACgccacctacaaacaagcagtGCGCAAAGCCATGTTTGCACGTTTTAAGGAACTGGACTGA